The following are encoded in a window of Fretibacter rubidus genomic DNA:
- a CDS encoding acyl-CoA dehydrogenase family protein, protein MHFQFTEEQTLIQDMARQFADSELAPHSARWDEEKCLDRGVFERAAALGFMGIYTGEEHGGTALSRLDSALVFEQLARGDVSHTAMMTIHNMATWMIDRYGSDDLRAKYVPKLTAGEFIASYCLTEPGAGSDAAALSTKATKEGEDYILNGSKSFISGAGWSDVYVVMARTSDDGARGVSCFVVEKDMPGLSFGANERKMGWNAQPTAQVIFEDCRVPATNRVGAEGDGFRFAMSGLDGGRVNIGACSLGGAQKALDVTLDYTRERKQFGKAVADFQNTQFMLADMATELEASRLMLYRAANMVDESAPNAGQYCAMAKRYATDACSKIANDALQLHGGYGYLKDYPVEQIVRDLRVHQILEGTNQIMRVIISRGLLRQ, encoded by the coding sequence ATGCACTTTCAATTTACAGAAGAACAAACGCTTATCCAAGACATGGCACGCCAATTCGCCGATAGCGAATTAGCCCCTCATTCCGCGCGGTGGGACGAAGAAAAATGCCTTGACCGAGGCGTGTTTGAGCGTGCAGCTGCGCTAGGGTTTATGGGTATCTACACAGGCGAGGAGCACGGCGGTACGGCGTTATCGCGGCTTGATAGTGCGCTGGTCTTTGAACAACTCGCGCGCGGGGATGTGTCCCATACGGCGATGATGACCATTCATAACATGGCGACATGGATGATTGACCGCTACGGCTCTGATGATCTGCGCGCGAAATATGTGCCCAAACTTACGGCAGGTGAGTTTATCGCGAGCTATTGCCTGACAGAGCCAGGGGCGGGGTCTGATGCGGCGGCACTATCGACAAAAGCGACGAAGGAGGGTGAAGATTATATCCTTAATGGGAGTAAGTCCTTTATCTCGGGCGCGGGCTGGTCGGATGTTTATGTCGTTATGGCCCGCACGTCAGATGACGGCGCACGCGGGGTGTCATGTTTCGTCGTTGAGAAAGATATGCCGGGCCTTAGCTTTGGCGCTAATGAGCGCAAAATGGGCTGGAACGCTCAACCTACGGCCCAAGTGATATTCGAAGATTGCCGTGTCCCAGCCACCAACCGTGTCGGCGCAGAGGGCGACGGCTTTCGTTTTGCTATGTCAGGCCTTGACGGTGGTCGTGTCAATATCGGCGCGTGTAGTTTGGGCGGTGCGCAAAAGGCATTGGACGTCACGCTTGATTATACTCGAGAGCGAAAGCAATTTGGCAAGGCCGTTGCGGATTTTCAAAATACACAATTTATGCTCGCCGATATGGCGACAGAGTTGGAAGCATCCCGCCTGATGCTTTACCGTGCAGCCAATATGGTGGACGAAAGCGCGCCAAATGCAGGACAATATTGTGCCATGGCGAAACGCTACGCGACCGATGCGTGTTCTAAAATCGCCAATGACGCGCTGCAATTGCACGGTGGTTACGGATATTTGAAAGATTACCCCGTTGAGCAAATTGTACGCGACCTGCGCGTGCATCAAATTTTAGAAGGCACTAACCAAATTATGCGGGTTATTATTTCGCGCGGATTATTACGGCAGTAG
- a CDS encoding DUF4174 domain-containing protein: MLNVLLRKFRIAAIIGAAVSVIAQPLIASAGTNSPLGHSRILASCAAKPLDAIAPTMNWPGFQERDLVLVVFRDQKAYIQNKNDGLELISDPTMLRYGKALTCERFDEFMLIGKDRGPKRRWLNTVPIQELFQTIDAMPMRQYEMRKTQSRRLKPEKE, encoded by the coding sequence ATGCTAAACGTTCTCTTACGTAAATTCAGGATTGCGGCTATCATCGGCGCAGCAGTCAGCGTGATAGCGCAGCCGTTAATAGCTAGTGCAGGGACAAACTCTCCACTTGGGCATTCACGAATTTTAGCAAGCTGCGCGGCTAAACCACTAGATGCCATTGCACCGACTATGAATTGGCCTGGGTTTCAAGAGCGTGACTTGGTACTTGTCGTCTTTCGCGACCAAAAGGCCTATATTCAGAACAAAAATGATGGCCTTGAGCTTATATCTGACCCGACTATGCTGCGTTATGGTAAGGCATTAACCTGTGAACGGTTCGATGAGTTTATGCTTATTGGTAAGGACCGCGGTCCAAAACGTCGTTGGTTGAACACTGTTCCTATCCAAGAACTTTTTCAAACAATTGATGCAATGCCAATGCGGCAATATGAGATGCGTAAAACCCAATCAAGACGTCTCAAACCTGAAAAAGAGTGA
- a CDS encoding CoA-acylating methylmalonate-semialdehyde dehydrogenase, whose translation MITIGHFIDGARVAGQGSRSKDIFNPNTGAVQARVSMATPGELDAAVASAAKAQVIWANTNPQKRSRVLFAYKQLVEANMDDLAQMLSSEHGKVLADSRGDVIRGVDVIEFACGIPHSQKGEHTYGAGPEIDVYSMRKPLGVVAGITPFNFPAMIPMWMFGMAIATGNACILKPSEKDPSVPMRLAELFVEAGGPIGLLQCINGDKEIVDAICDHPTIKAVSFVGSSDIAQYVYARATANGKRAQCMGGAKNHGIIMPDANMDQAVKDILGAAFGSAGERCMALPVVVPVGEGTAERFLDKMLPAIKAMKVGVSEDPDADYGPVVTAAHRDSINSQVSKAVEEGATLVVDGRDFSLQGYEDGFFVGPSLLDDVTSDMETYQDEIFGPVLQIVRADTFEDALRLPSEHQYGNGVAIFTQNGRVAREFADRVEVGMVGINVPIPVPVAYHSFGGWKRSAFGDANQYGMEGLRFYTKVKTVTQRWPEGETEDSAFIIPTF comes from the coding sequence ATGATCACCATTGGACACTTTATCGACGGCGCGCGTGTAGCGGGACAAGGTTCGCGCAGTAAGGATATCTTTAACCCAAATACAGGTGCTGTGCAGGCCAGAGTGTCTATGGCGACCCCGGGCGAGCTCGACGCCGCAGTGGCCTCTGCGGCCAAGGCGCAAGTGATTTGGGCGAATACTAATCCACAAAAACGCTCCCGTGTTCTGTTTGCGTATAAGCAGCTTGTTGAAGCCAATATGGATGACCTCGCGCAGATGTTGTCAAGTGAGCATGGCAAAGTTCTGGCCGATAGCCGTGGTGACGTGATCCGCGGCGTTGATGTAATCGAATTTGCTTGCGGTATTCCCCATAGTCAAAAAGGCGAACATACCTACGGCGCAGGGCCAGAAATTGACGTTTATTCCATGCGCAAACCGCTAGGTGTTGTCGCGGGGATTACGCCTTTTAATTTCCCTGCTATGATCCCGATGTGGATGTTTGGCATGGCTATTGCCACAGGTAATGCGTGCATCCTCAAGCCGTCAGAGAAAGACCCGTCTGTCCCGATGCGGTTGGCCGAATTGTTTGTCGAGGCTGGCGGGCCAATTGGCCTGCTACAATGTATCAATGGTGACAAAGAAATCGTCGATGCAATTTGCGATCATCCAACGATTAAGGCCGTTAGCTTTGTCGGCAGCTCTGATATCGCGCAATATGTCTATGCTCGCGCGACAGCGAACGGCAAACGCGCGCAGTGCATGGGCGGGGCGAAAAACCACGGTATTATTATGCCCGATGCCAATATGGATCAGGCCGTGAAAGATATACTGGGTGCCGCGTTTGGCTCGGCTGGCGAACGCTGCATGGCGCTGCCCGTCGTCGTGCCGGTGGGCGAAGGAACAGCAGAGCGTTTCTTGGATAAAATGTTGCCCGCGATTAAAGCCATGAAGGTCGGTGTATCCGAAGATCCCGACGCCGATTACGGCCCCGTTGTGACAGCAGCCCACCGTGACAGTATCAACAGCCAAGTTAGCAAAGCCGTAGAGGAGGGTGCAACATTGGTCGTCGATGGTCGCGACTTCTCGCTGCAAGGTTATGAAGACGGGTTCTTTGTTGGGCCGAGCCTGCTTGATGATGTGACGTCAGATATGGAAACCTATCAAGATGAAATTTTTGGCCCTGTGCTACAGATTGTGCGGGCTGATACATTTGAAGACGCGCTACGCCTCCCATCCGAGCATCAATACGGAAACGGCGTGGCCATATTTACGCAAAATGGTCGTGTCGCGCGTGAATTTGCAGACCGTGTCGAGGTTGGCATGGTCGGCATTAACGTGCCCATCCCGGTGCCCGTTGCCTACCACAGCTTTGGCGGTTGGAAACGCTCTGCCTTTGGTGACGCCAATCAATACGGCATGGAAGGACTTCGGTTCTATACCAAGGTTAAAACAGTGACCCAACGCTGGCCAGAAGGCGAGACAGAAGACAGCGCATTCATTATTCCGACGTTTTAA
- a CDS encoding NAD(P)/FAD-dependent oxidoreductase, with protein sequence MSESIIIIGASHAAAQTSVSLRQGGYDGDIMVIGDEAVLPYHRPPLSKDFLSGQKSIDDILIRPAVSYEAARIEMKLGVRVGAINRNDKTVLTDDGETLTYNKLVLTTGARVRRLSVLGEDLDNVFYLRDTQDVLAIKQKAKAATSALIIGGGYIGLETAASLRKQGLAVTVIEAMPRILQRVTAPIMSDFYRRVHSEEGVTIFENVIASEIKVADEGLEVMTSSAQNFKADMVIIGIGVVPNVELAQAAGVKIGNGIEVNEFCQTSDPDIYAAGDVTWHYNPIYQRHVRLESVPNATEQGKVIATHINGAPKPYNSLPWFWSDQFDLKLQIAGLSTGFDDVVIRGDINSGRSFAAYYFKHNQFIAVDAVNAPRDFMFGKMTLTKRLNLDKARISNDAIDLKSCIAD encoded by the coding sequence ATGTCAGAATCAATCATCATAATTGGGGCGTCCCATGCGGCTGCTCAAACGAGTGTCAGCTTGCGCCAGGGCGGTTATGACGGCGATATAATGGTTATTGGTGATGAGGCTGTCTTGCCATATCACAGGCCGCCGCTGTCCAAAGATTTTCTCTCTGGACAGAAGTCCATCGATGATATCTTGATCCGCCCCGCTGTAAGCTATGAGGCGGCTCGTATTGAAATGAAACTCGGCGTCCGAGTCGGCGCTATCAATCGCAACGACAAAACCGTCCTTACCGATGATGGCGAAACGCTTACTTACAATAAGCTTGTCCTAACAACAGGTGCGCGTGTCCGCAGGCTGTCTGTACTGGGCGAAGATTTGGACAATGTTTTCTACCTTCGGGACACACAAGACGTTCTCGCGATAAAGCAAAAAGCAAAGGCGGCAACGTCTGCGCTTATTATTGGCGGTGGGTATATTGGGCTAGAGACGGCTGCGTCTTTGCGCAAACAAGGTCTAGCCGTCACAGTGATTGAGGCCATGCCGCGTATTTTACAACGGGTCACGGCGCCTATCATGTCTGATTTTTATCGTCGCGTTCACAGCGAAGAAGGCGTGACAATATTTGAAAATGTTATCGCGTCAGAGATTAAAGTCGCGGACGAGGGGCTAGAGGTCATGACGTCTAGTGCGCAAAACTTCAAAGCAGATATGGTGATTATTGGAATCGGTGTTGTCCCTAATGTTGAGCTAGCCCAGGCGGCAGGCGTGAAAATTGGCAACGGTATCGAGGTCAATGAGTTCTGCCAGACCTCTGATCCTGATATCTATGCAGCAGGCGACGTTACTTGGCATTACAATCCCATTTATCAGCGCCATGTTCGGCTGGAGTCTGTGCCTAATGCAACGGAACAAGGGAAGGTGATTGCAACCCATATTAACGGTGCGCCAAAACCGTATAATAGTCTGCCGTGGTTTTGGTCTGATCAATTTGACCTCAAACTACAAATCGCAGGTCTATCGACAGGGTTTGATGATGTTGTCATTCGCGGTGATATCAATAGCGGGCGAAGCTTCGCCGCATATTATTTCAAGCACAATCAATTTATTGCCGTCGATGCCGTTAACGCCCCGCGTGATTTTATGTTTGGGAAAATGACTCTGACGAAAAGGCTCAACCTAGACAAAGCGCGCATTAGTAATGACGCTATTGATTTAAAATCCTGCATCGCTGACTAG
- a CDS encoding alpha/beta hydrolase family protein, with the protein MPTEKITFTGALGDELSAKIDWPDEGEVKSWVLFAHGFSIGKDLKPVRTISSTLVEEGYGMMRFDFTGLGESGGNFSDTNFTTNCDDLRKAAGYLRQNHSAPCILVGHSFGGTAALKVADEIPECKAVATIGSPCDTTHIIHQFADQIEEIEEEGQAKVLLGGRPFIIKEQFLDDIANHDIAAEIADLGRALLVFHSPQDAVVRIDNAGHIFGRARHPKSFITLNGADHLLLKDPKDAEYVARILAAWAPRYTTAR; encoded by the coding sequence GGCGAAGTAAAAAGCTGGGTCCTCTTCGCGCATGGTTTTTCCATTGGCAAAGACCTAAAACCCGTTCGTACAATCTCCTCGACTTTGGTCGAGGAGGGATACGGCATGATGCGCTTTGACTTTACGGGTCTGGGCGAATCTGGCGGTAATTTTTCTGATACAAATTTCACGACAAATTGCGATGACTTGCGCAAGGCGGCGGGTTATCTGCGGCAAAACCATTCGGCCCCTTGTATTCTTGTGGGGCATAGTTTTGGGGGTACGGCGGCCCTAAAGGTGGCTGACGAAATCCCCGAATGTAAGGCCGTAGCGACCATTGGTTCACCTTGTGATACGACCCATATCATTCACCAATTCGCCGATCAAATTGAAGAGATTGAAGAAGAGGGCCAAGCCAAAGTCCTGCTCGGTGGGCGTCCTTTTATTATCAAAGAACAGTTTTTAGACGACATCGCCAATCATGATATTGCCGCAGAGATCGCAGACCTTGGTCGCGCCTTATTAGTGTTTCACTCGCCGCAAGACGCTGTCGTGCGGATTGATAACGCAGGCCATATTTTCGGACGCGCCCGTCACCCTAAAAGCTTCATCACGCTGAATGGGGCAGATCATCTGCTTCTTAAAGATCCAAAAGACGCGGAATATGTTGCTCGGATTTTGGCGGCATGGGCGCCGCGCTACACTACGGCACGCTAA